TCCAATCGTAAAGCGTATCGGATGAGGGGAATCCAGCTTGCTGACATAGATGGCGTCTTTGGCGTCTTGCAAGCAGAGGACGACCAGCTCCTGAGTGCGGGCTAGCAAGCGATGGAGGTAGGGATTGGAAAAGTCCACGATGTCGTGATTTTGCAACACCTTGTTGCCCAACTCCAATAAAGTGTATCCAAGCGTATACTGTTTGGTTTTTTCATTTTTCCGAATAAACCCCTCCGACTCCAGCGTCATCAGGAGCTTATGCACAGCTCCTTTGGATAGCTGCAGCTTTTTGCTTAACTCGGTAACCCCGATCTCCTGCGGTGAGTCCAGGAAGATTTTTAAGAGCTTGCATCCGTTTCGAACGGAAGACAAATACTGATCCATATGCACTCCTCCGTAACAGGCATCCGATGTAGTCTACCACAAATAGCGGCGATCGAAAAGAAATATGAGGGAATCATTTATCTAGTGCAACTACCTTGAATAGTCAGTTTCTTTGTGCTATTATAACACCATCGTTCTCGAATAGTAAACATCGTTCTCTATTCGTGAACAATAATGTGTGATACGGGGGATGAAGAAAAGTGAAAAAGAAAGCCCTATCTGTACTCTCAATTCTCGCTTTGACAGGATCACTGCTCGCGGGCTGTGGATCGTCCAGTTCCGCGCCGCAGCCATCGGCACCGAGCCAGCCGGCAGAGAACAAAGATGGCGGACAAGCTGCCGCACAGCTGGAGGACAGCCTGGTTATCGCCGGCAATGGGGCGACGGTTGAAAAGCTGATGAAGGATGAGATTTTTAAGAAGTTCAATGAAAAGTACCCCAATGTAAAGCTGACCTATGTCTCTGGCGTTTCGACGGAGATTGTCGCCAAAGTGAAAGCACAAAAAAATTCCCCCCAGATCGATTTGACGGTCATTGAGGGCGGAGAACAGGACAAAGGCCGTCAAGAAGGCCTTTGGGAGACGTTATCTGAGAGTGATATCCCGAATATGAAAAATGTTCCGGATGACTTGAAAGTGACGGATGACAGCGGTGTCACCGTAAACTTTACGCCGATGGGGATCTCCTATAACAGCGAGTTGGTAAAAGAGAGGAACCTGCCCGTTCCGACATCTTGGAATGACCTGGCCAAGCCTGAGGTGAAAGGAAACATCACGATGACGGACGTAGCGAGCAACTTCGGACGTTCCGCGATGATCATGCTGGCGTACGCTAACGGAGGTTCCGAGAAAAACATCGAGCCTGGTTTTGAGAAAATGAAAACGATTGCGGGCTACATGCCTACCTTTGCCAAGAGCGCCGCACAGCTGCAGCAAAATCTGCAAAGCAAGAGCGCTGCTTACACCACCTGGACCATGGCTCGCAGCCTGACCCAAAAAGAAGCCGGCTTGCCGCTGGAGTTCGTCTTCCCGGAAGAGGGCGGAAATATCGTGCCAAACGTAGCGACCCTGGTCAAAGGAGCCAAGCATCCGAATGCGGCCAAGGCTTTCATCGACTTTTTGCTGAGCGATGAAGTGCAGACCATGTATGCGACCAAGCTGTACTACAACCCGGCCACATCGGTGAAACTGCCTGACGATGTAGCGAAGACGCTGGAGTTTGATCGCAGCAAGGTCGTCAACTTCGATTACGATGTCATCGGCAAGGAAATGGCCGGATGGCTGGATCGCTTCAACAAGGAAATCGCACCCATCACAGGAAAGTAGGTGACCCATTGAGCAAGGTGATTGATGTCGAACTGCGCAGCATCATGAAGAAGTTTCAGAACAATATCGTGGTTCAAGACTTCAACCTGCAGGTCGAGCAGGGAGAGTTCGTCTCGTTTCTAGGGCCGTCGGGTTGCGGGAAAACGACCACGCTGAACATGATCGCCGGTTTTCTGGAGCCGGACGGCGGCGATCTGCTCATCAAGGGACAACGCATGAATGGCGTCCCTCCTTACAAACGGGAGCTGGGGATGGTGTTCCAGACCTACTCCCTTTTCCCGCACATGACCGTCGCGGAGAACGTCGCTTACGGGCTGAAGCTCAGAAAGCTCAGCAAAGCGGAAATCCAGGAGCGGGTAAAACGGGTGCTGGAGCTCGTGAAGCTGCCGCACGTGGCCGACCGCTACCCGAAGCAGCTCTCCGGCGGGCAGCGTCAACGGATCGCCATCGCCCGCGCGCTCGTGATCGAGCCGTCGCTGCTGCTGTTGGACGAGCCGCTGAGCAACCTCGACGCGAAGCTGCGGGAAGAGCTGCGCGATGAGCTGAAGCGGCTGCATCAGGAGATTGGCGTCACGACGATTTTTGTCACCCATGATCAGGAAGAGGCGCTGTCCCTGTCGGATCGGATTGTTGTGTTGAATCATGGCTTCGTGGAGCAGATCGGCACACCCGAGGATATCTACAATCGGCCCGCTTCTGAATTTGTCCATACCTTTATCGGGAAGACCAACCGGCTGGAGGGAGAAGTGGCCGGCATCGAGGGAGACGCTTTGTTTGTTAAAACAGATGGCGGTCTGCTCATCGAAGCAAGAGGAGGGGGCCGCTATGCATTTGCTCCCGGGCAAAAGACCGTCGTCTTTATCCGTCCGGAAAAAATCGGGCTCTCGGACCAACCGGTGGAGGAGGGAGCCAATCGGGCAAACGGCAAGCTGCGAATCAGCTCGTTTTTGGGCTCGTACACGGAGTGTGATGTGACGCTCAAAGGTCACAGCATGTCCGTCAAAGTGCAAAAACTGGAAAAAGGCATGTCGTTTTCTCCGGAAAAGGCCATTTCGTGCAGCTGGGAGCCGGAAGATGTACTGGTCATGCCGGTAGAGAGGGGATGACGATGAACAAGAAGCTGCCTGTTATCCTGCTCACGGCTCCGAGTATGATCGTGCTGCTCGGTGTCTTTATCCTGCCGATGCTGATGATGCTTCTGCTGAGCTTTCAAAACGACGCGCAAGCCTTCAGCCTGGAAAACTACCTGCTGTTTGTCAAAGACCCGTTTTACGCCGAAATCATGTGGCGAACCATTCGCGTCAGCCTCTGGACCGTTCTTTGTACACTGGTGCTTGGTTTTCCGGTAGCAATGTACATGGCCCAAGCGAGCGGAAAGATGAGGGGCATCGTCACGATGCTGATCTTGGCTCCTCATCTGATCAGCGTCGTCATTCGCAATTTTGGCTGGGTGGTCGTACTGGGGGACAAAGGCTGGATCAACGAATTGCTGCTCAAAATTGGATGGATCCAGGAGCCGCTGCGGCTACTGTACAACGAACTGGGCGTGGTGATCGGCCTGACTGATGCGTTTATCGCCTACATGGTGCTGGCGATTGCGACCAGCCTGTATGCCATCGATCCGTCTCTTTCCAAAGCGGCTTCCATTTTGGGCGCATCCCGGACGCGCATCTTTTTAACGGTGACACTTCCGCTGAGTTTGCCGGGGATCATCGCCGGGACCACTTTGGTGTTCAGCTTGTCGATGAGCGCCTTTGTCACGCCGGCGCTAATGGGGGGAACCTCGGTGAAAGTGATGCCGGTGATCGCCTATGAACAGATCATGTCTACATTAAATTGGCCGCTCGGGGCGGCACTGGCCTTCCTGCTGTTGGGCAGCACGATTCTGCTGGTGACCCTCTACTCGAGGTTGATTGAAACCAAGCGGTACAAAGAGGTGTTTGCGTCATGAGAAAATTACATCCCCTCGGTCTCGTCACCTTTCTCGTACTGATCCTGGTCAACCTGCCGTTTCTGGTCATCATCCCCAGTTCGTTTACGGCAGCCGGCTACCTGTCTTTCCCGCCAGAAGGTTTTTCCTGGCAATGGTACACAATGATCCTCGACCGGCCGGAATTTATTGAATCTTTCTGGTTTAGCGTCAAGCTGGCGACGATTACGGCGGTTCTGGCAACACTGGTGGGCACACTGGCGGCGATGGCCTTGCACAAGTACAAGTTTCGCGGCAGCGGCATCGTCAACGGCCTGCTGCTGTCCCCGCTGACTGTCCCTTCGCTGATTATCGGGATTGCAGCATTGTTGTTCTTTACCCGGATCGGGATCGCCGGCACGTTTACCGGGCTGCTCCTGGCACACATCCTGATTTCGATACCGTATGTGGTGCGACTGGTTTTGACGGGTCTCAGCACGTTTGACTATACACTCGAAAAGGCAGGGTACATGCTGGGAGCAAGTCCGCTCCGCGTATTTTGGGATATTACCTTGCCGCTGCTTCGGCCCGCCATCGTGTCAGGGATGATCTTTTCCTTTTTGACCTCCTTTGACAACGTGACGGTATCCCTCTTTTTAGTGGCGCCCGATACCACGACGCTGCCGTTGGCTATTTTCACTTACATGCAGGAGACGCTTGACCCGCTAGTCGCTTCGATCTCGGCGGTGGTTATCCTGCTGAGTCTTGTGTTTATTGTCCTACTCGAAAAGGTATACGGGCTGGATCGGTTGTTCGGACTAAATTCTCAATCCCACTAAGGAAGAGGCACAATGTTCATTCACACTTATTTGCTACAGCATCAACCACAACTGCTCAAGGATTTGGAGCAGTGTGTCAATATGGATTCGCCTTCACGTCACAGAGAACTGGGGAACCGGATGGCTGACTGGTTCATGGAACGGTTCGTCCAGCTGACCGGGGGACAGGCCGAGCGCATCGCCAATGAGCAGTATGGCGATCAGGTGCGCTGTGTCCTCGGTACGGGGCATCGCCGCGTGCTGATGATCGGTCACTACGATACCGTCTGGCCGGAAGGAGAATCGGCGCGGAGGCCCTTTGCGGTGCGGGACGGCAGAGCCTACGGGCCTGGTGTCTACGACATGAAGGCAGGTGTCCTGCAAGCGATTTGGGGACTACGAGCTTTGCGGGAGCTGGGTCGTTTTCCAGAGGATAAGCAGGTCGTGCTCCTCTTAAACAGCGACGAGGAGATCGGCAGTCCCTCCTCACGCTGGCTGGTGGAGCGCGAAGCCCGAGAGGCCAAGGCCTGCTTCGTCCTGGAGCCGCCGACGGAGCCGAACGGCGCCTTGAAGACCTGGCGAAAGGGGAGCGCCCACTTTCGGATTTGCGTGCACGGCGTCTCTTCCCACGCTGGTGTCGATCATAAAAAGGGCGTGTCGGCGATCGAGGAGATGTCCCGGCTCATTCAATATCTGCACACCCTGACGGATTACCAGGCGGGGACGACGGTGAATGTCGGTCTGGTCAAAGGAGGAATCGGCTCCAATGTCGTAGCGGACTACGCCGAGGCAGAAGTCGATGTGCGGGTGATGACACTGGGCGAGGCGCACCGGATCGAACAGCTTTTCCACTCGCTTCAGCCGAGCCTGCCCGGCACTAGCATGACCGTGACCGGAGGCATCCGCCGTCCGCCGATGGAGCGAACCGAGAAAATTGGCACTCTCTTCACGCTCGCCCAAGGCATCGCGCGGGAGGAGCTGGGGTTCGACCTGGAGGAATCGGGAACCGGCGGGGTGAGCGACGGCAATTTTGCCGCAGCCTGCGGTGTTCCGACTTTGGACGGGATGGGGGCAAAAGGCGGTTTTGCTCACTCGCCGCAGGAGTTTATCGAGCTCGACCAGCTGGCCGTTCGCGGGGCATTGCTCGCTCGGTTAATCGAAGAGTGTTGACAGGGAAAATCAGTTCTGAAACATCGTAATATAGTCGGAACCATCAGAAAAGCACCTCATCTTTTATGCAAAAGAGAGGTGCTTTTCCATCTGTATCTTTAATTTCCGGCATCGCCCATGAACTCGGCTTTATCCTTGCCGTATTGGTAGATGTAGACTTGGGAGTGCTTGTTGTCACCCTTTTCGTCAAAAGTGACCTTGGTAAACAGACCGCTGAATTCGTTTGTCGCGCGGATCGCATTCATCACTTGCTCGCGCGTCGGCTTCTTGCCGCCGTTTTCCTGGATCGCTTTTTCCAGTCCATTCAGGGCGACCAGCGTGGCGTCATAAGCGAAAGGAGAGAATGCGCCCGGATCCTTTTTAAAGGACTCCTTGAACTTTTCGATCCATTTTTGGCCTTGCTCCTGGGAGCGGATGTCGCTAACCACGGTAGCATAGACGATTCCTTCTGCAGCAGGGCCGGCGATTTTGTAGATGTCGGCCGACTCCAGACCTTCACCGCCCATAAATTTGCCGGCGAAACCTTTGTCGCGAGCCTGCTTGGCGATAATGCCCATCTCGGCGTACATGCCGCCGAAGAAGACGAGGTCAGGCTTCTTCGCTACCAACTGGTTGACGATGGCGCTGTAATCTTTTTCGCCAGCGGTGATCCCTTCGTATCCCAGCTCCGTCACGCCCAGGTCCTGGAAGGCTTTGCGCACTTCGTCCGTCAGACCTTGGCCGTAGGCGGTCTTGTCATGCGCGAGGTATACGGATGTCACGCCCATCTTTTCCTTGGCGTATTTCGCCGCAGCTGGAGCGATTTGGTCGTTGCGTGCCACGAGGCGGTTTACGGTCTTTTTGCCGGCCTCAGTCAGTTCGACGCCTGTATTGGCCGGAGAGATCATGGCCAGCTGTCCTTCTTCGTATTTGACGGAAGAGGGGATGGCGACGCCTGTGTTGTAGTGACCGATGACGGCCATTACGTCTTGATCGGAAATCAGCATTTCCGCATTGGAGACGCCGATTTTCGGGTCAGCCTGGTCGTCCTGCGGGAAGAGCTGGATCTCAAAGCCCAGTTTTTTGAAGTCCTCGGCACGGTCGGCGACAGCCATTTGCGCACCCAGCTTGATGCCTTCGCCTTCAAGGGATTGCGGACCGGAGAGCGGGCTTTGGGTCGCGATCTTAATCACGGTAGTGGCAGCGCTTTCAGAGCCGCTGTTGGCAGAAGGCGCCGGTGTGGAACTTCCGCCGCCAGTGCTGCTGCTGTTGCCTGCGCCGCAACCTGTGACCAGAGCGCCAACCAGCAGGGTGGACAGGAAAAAAAGCTTGTTCTTTTTGTTCATGATGACCCCCACAATTTTATTGATAATATTTTTGCTATTAACATATCAATTGAGGGCGGTTGCGTCAATGAATATTCTTTTTAGTATGAATATAAATAAATTTAGAACGATAAAATATTTTGTTCCTTTTCTTCCCGCTTTTGGAATCGCAGTTGCCTTGCATCGTCTGTTTATCTAGAGACAGCCGCTCTTTTTCGTACGGTCACATGGAAATGAAAAGATCCCCGCGGGGCTATTTTCAGAATAGATGAACTTCTTTTGGGGCGGAAAGGGAACGGCCCTGGAAACAAAGTCCAGGGCCGTTTGGAATGCGCTATCGCTTGAGCGGGAGGGTGATGGTAAAGGAAGGGCCATCCGGTTCATTGCGTACGGAGATACTCCCTCCGTGCGCCTCAAAGACAGCGCGTGCAATCGCGAGGCCAAGTCCGTGCTTGCCCGATTTTCCTTTGCGGAAGCGCTGGAACAGATGGGGGAGGAGCGCTTCCTCGATCGGCGGACCGTCATTGGCGATGGTAATGACCGCTTTGTCCTGCCCCTCGGAAGCAGTCACCGCCAGGCGGCTCTCGGCATAGCGCAGTTGATTTTCCAGGATATTGACAAAAGCCGTGCTCAGCTGTTCGCCGTCGCCCTCCAGGATCAGATGGTCGGGGAGGGCCATATCCCAGGCGATCTCCGGGTTGAGCACGGAGAGCCGCTGCTCCAGCAGGTGAAACAGCTCCGTCAGATCGACTCTCCCCATCTGCATCATTTCGGAGACGGATTCGATCTTGGTCAGATAGAGGAGCTGCCCCACTACTTTTTCCAGCCGTTTGCTCTCCTGCATGATAATCTGCAAGCCTTTCTCCGCCTGCGGACCTTGGAAGACGCCTTCGAGCAAGCCTTGGGTGTAGCCCTGTATCGCCATGATCGGGGTCTTCAGCTCATGGGAGATGTTTTGCACGAAGCGGCGCTGCGATTCGT
This sequence is a window from Brevibacillus composti. Protein-coding genes within it:
- a CDS encoding ABC transporter substrate-binding protein, giving the protein MKKKALSVLSILALTGSLLAGCGSSSSAPQPSAPSQPAENKDGGQAAAQLEDSLVIAGNGATVEKLMKDEIFKKFNEKYPNVKLTYVSGVSTEIVAKVKAQKNSPQIDLTVIEGGEQDKGRQEGLWETLSESDIPNMKNVPDDLKVTDDSGVTVNFTPMGISYNSELVKERNLPVPTSWNDLAKPEVKGNITMTDVASNFGRSAMIMLAYANGGSEKNIEPGFEKMKTIAGYMPTFAKSAAQLQQNLQSKSAAYTTWTMARSLTQKEAGLPLEFVFPEEGGNIVPNVATLVKGAKHPNAAKAFIDFLLSDEVQTMYATKLYYNPATSVKLPDDVAKTLEFDRSKVVNFDYDVIGKEMAGWLDRFNKEIAPITGK
- a CDS encoding ABC transporter ATP-binding protein, producing MSKVIDVELRSIMKKFQNNIVVQDFNLQVEQGEFVSFLGPSGCGKTTTLNMIAGFLEPDGGDLLIKGQRMNGVPPYKRELGMVFQTYSLFPHMTVAENVAYGLKLRKLSKAEIQERVKRVLELVKLPHVADRYPKQLSGGQRQRIAIARALVIEPSLLLLDEPLSNLDAKLREELRDELKRLHQEIGVTTIFVTHDQEEALSLSDRIVVLNHGFVEQIGTPEDIYNRPASEFVHTFIGKTNRLEGEVAGIEGDALFVKTDGGLLIEARGGGRYAFAPGQKTVVFIRPEKIGLSDQPVEEGANRANGKLRISSFLGSYTECDVTLKGHSMSVKVQKLEKGMSFSPEKAISCSWEPEDVLVMPVERG
- a CDS encoding ABC transporter permease, producing the protein MNKKLPVILLTAPSMIVLLGVFILPMLMMLLLSFQNDAQAFSLENYLLFVKDPFYAEIMWRTIRVSLWTVLCTLVLGFPVAMYMAQASGKMRGIVTMLILAPHLISVVIRNFGWVVVLGDKGWINELLLKIGWIQEPLRLLYNELGVVIGLTDAFIAYMVLAIATSLYAIDPSLSKAASILGASRTRIFLTVTLPLSLPGIIAGTTLVFSLSMSAFVTPALMGGTSVKVMPVIAYEQIMSTLNWPLGAALAFLLLGSTILLVTLYSRLIETKRYKEVFAS
- a CDS encoding ABC transporter permease codes for the protein MRKLHPLGLVTFLVLILVNLPFLVIIPSSFTAAGYLSFPPEGFSWQWYTMILDRPEFIESFWFSVKLATITAVLATLVGTLAAMALHKYKFRGSGIVNGLLLSPLTVPSLIIGIAALLFFTRIGIAGTFTGLLLAHILISIPYVVRLVLTGLSTFDYTLEKAGYMLGASPLRVFWDITLPLLRPAIVSGMIFSFLTSFDNVTVSLFLVAPDTTTLPLAIFTYMQETLDPLVASISAVVILLSLVFIVLLEKVYGLDRLFGLNSQSH
- a CDS encoding M20 family metallopeptidase, encoding MFIHTYLLQHQPQLLKDLEQCVNMDSPSRHRELGNRMADWFMERFVQLTGGQAERIANEQYGDQVRCVLGTGHRRVLMIGHYDTVWPEGESARRPFAVRDGRAYGPGVYDMKAGVLQAIWGLRALRELGRFPEDKQVVLLLNSDEEIGSPSSRWLVEREAREAKACFVLEPPTEPNGALKTWRKGSAHFRICVHGVSSHAGVDHKKGVSAIEEMSRLIQYLHTLTDYQAGTTVNVGLVKGGIGSNVVADYAEAEVDVRVMTLGEAHRIEQLFHSLQPSLPGTSMTVTGGIRRPPMERTEKIGTLFTLAQGIAREELGFDLEESGTGGVSDGNFAAACGVPTLDGMGAKGGFAHSPQEFIELDQLAVRGALLARLIEEC
- a CDS encoding branched-chain amino acid ABC transporter substrate-binding protein, with the protein product MNKKNKLFFLSTLLVGALVTGCGAGNSSSTGGGSSTPAPSANSGSESAATTVIKIATQSPLSGPQSLEGEGIKLGAQMAVADRAEDFKKLGFEIQLFPQDDQADPKIGVSNAEMLISDQDVMAVIGHYNTGVAIPSSVKYEEGQLAMISPANTGVELTEAGKKTVNRLVARNDQIAPAAAKYAKEKMGVTSVYLAHDKTAYGQGLTDEVRKAFQDLGVTELGYEGITAGEKDYSAIVNQLVAKKPDLVFFGGMYAEMGIIAKQARDKGFAGKFMGGEGLESADIYKIAGPAAEGIVYATVVSDIRSQEQGQKWIEKFKESFKKDPGAFSPFAYDATLVALNGLEKAIQENGGKKPTREQVMNAIRATNEFSGLFTKVTFDEKGDNKHSQVYIYQYGKDKAEFMGDAGN